From a single Paramormyrops kingsleyae isolate MSU_618 chromosome 14, PKINGS_0.4, whole genome shotgun sequence genomic region:
- the ppm1aa gene encoding protein phosphatase 1A isoform X3 produces the protein MGAFLDKPKMEKHNAHGEGNSLRYGLSSMQGWRVEMEDAHTAVVGLPNGLNAWSFFAVYDGHAGSQVARYCCEHLLEHITSNLDFRGGGGEPSVESVKSGIRTGFLQIDEHMRAISEKKHGADRSGSTAVGVLVSPRHIYFINCGDSRALLSRAGRVHFFTQDHKPSNPLEKERIQNAGGSVMIQRVNGSLAVSRALGDFDYKCVHGKGPTEQLVSPEPEVYEIERSTADEFIILACDGIWDVMANEELCDFVRSRLEVTEDLEKVCNEIVDTCLYKGSRDNMSVVLVCMPGAPKVSPEAVKKEAELDKYLESRVEEIIKKQGEDAPPDLVHVMRTLAAESIPHLPPGGELASKRSIIEAIYNRLNPYRSDDT, from the exons ATGGGGGCATTTCTGGACAAGCCAAAGATGGAGAAGCACAACGCTCATGGGGAGGGTAACAGTCTCCGCTATGGCCTGAGCAGCATGCAGGGCTGGCGGGTGGAGATGGAGGACGCCCACACGGCCGTCGTGGGACTGCCCAATGGCCTGAACGCCTGGTCCTTCTTTGCGGTGTACGACGGGCACGCTGGATCCCAGGTGGCGCGGTACTGCTGCGAGCACCTGCTGGAGCACATCACCAGCAACCTGGACTTCCGCGGCGGCGGCGGCGAGCCCTCGGTGGAGAGCGTCAAGAGCGGCATTCGGACGGGCTTCCTGCAGATCGACGAGCACATGCGCGCCATCTCGGAGAAGAAGCACGGCGCCGACCGTAGCGGCTCCACTGCCGTGGGCGTGCTGGTCTCGCCGCGGCACATCTACTTCATCAACTGCGGCGACTCCCGGGCCCTGCTCAGCCGCGCCGGCCGCGTCCACTTCTTCACACAGGACCACAAGCCCAGCAACCCGCTGGAGAAGGAGCGCATTCAGAACGCCGGCGGCTCCGTCATGATCCAGCGCGTCAACGGATCGCTGGCCGTCTCGCGGGCCCTCGGCGACTTCGACTACAAGTGCGTCCACGGCAAGGGCCCCACGGAGCAGCTGGTGTCTCCGGAGCCCGAGGTGTACGAGATCGAGAGGTCGACCGCCGACGAGTTCATCATCCTGGCCTGTGATGGCATCTGGGACGTCATGGCCAACGAGGAGCTCTGCGACTTTGTCAGGTCCCGGCTGGAGGTCACGGAGGACCTGGAGAAGGTCTGCAACGAGATCGTGGATACCTGTCTCTACAAG GGGAGCCGGGACAACATGAGCGTGGTTCTGGTCTGCATGCCTGGCGCGCCCAAGGTTTCCCCGGAGGCCGTGAAGAAGGAGGCCGAGCTGGATAAGTACCTGGAGAGCAGAGTGGAAG AAATCATTAAGAAGCAGGGCGAAGACGCCCCTCCGGACTTAGTCCACGTGATGCGCACATTAGCTGCCGAGAGCATCCCCCACCTTCCGCCAGGGGGAGAGTTGGCCAGCAA AAGGAGTATCATCGAGGCCATATACAACAGACTTAACCCATACCGCTCCGACGATACG TGA
- the ppm1aa gene encoding protein phosphatase 1A isoform X2, with amino-acid sequence MGAFLDKPKMEKHNAHGEGNSLRYGLSSMQGWRVEMEDAHTAVVGLPNGLNAWSFFAVYDGHAGSQVARYCCEHLLEHITSNLDFRGGGGEPSVESVKSGIRTGFLQIDEHMRAISEKKHGADRSGSTAVGVLVSPRHIYFINCGDSRALLSRAGRVHFFTQDHKPSNPLEKERIQNAGGSVMIQRVNGSLAVSRALGDFDYKCVHGKGPTEQLVSPEPEVYEIERSTADEFIILACDGIWDVMANEELCDFVRSRLEVTEDLEKVCNEIVDTCLYKGSRDNMSVVLVCMPGAPKVSPEAVKKEAELDKYLESRVEEIIKKQGEDAPPDLVHVMRTLAAESIPHLPPGGELASKRSIIEAIYNRLNPYRSDDTDSVVLFFRGFN; translated from the exons ATGGGGGCATTTCTGGACAAGCCAAAGATGGAGAAGCACAACGCTCATGGGGAGGGTAACAGTCTCCGCTATGGCCTGAGCAGCATGCAGGGCTGGCGGGTGGAGATGGAGGACGCCCACACGGCCGTCGTGGGACTGCCCAATGGCCTGAACGCCTGGTCCTTCTTTGCGGTGTACGACGGGCACGCTGGATCCCAGGTGGCGCGGTACTGCTGCGAGCACCTGCTGGAGCACATCACCAGCAACCTGGACTTCCGCGGCGGCGGCGGCGAGCCCTCGGTGGAGAGCGTCAAGAGCGGCATTCGGACGGGCTTCCTGCAGATCGACGAGCACATGCGCGCCATCTCGGAGAAGAAGCACGGCGCCGACCGTAGCGGCTCCACTGCCGTGGGCGTGCTGGTCTCGCCGCGGCACATCTACTTCATCAACTGCGGCGACTCCCGGGCCCTGCTCAGCCGCGCCGGCCGCGTCCACTTCTTCACACAGGACCACAAGCCCAGCAACCCGCTGGAGAAGGAGCGCATTCAGAACGCCGGCGGCTCCGTCATGATCCAGCGCGTCAACGGATCGCTGGCCGTCTCGCGGGCCCTCGGCGACTTCGACTACAAGTGCGTCCACGGCAAGGGCCCCACGGAGCAGCTGGTGTCTCCGGAGCCCGAGGTGTACGAGATCGAGAGGTCGACCGCCGACGAGTTCATCATCCTGGCCTGTGATGGCATCTGGGACGTCATGGCCAACGAGGAGCTCTGCGACTTTGTCAGGTCCCGGCTGGAGGTCACGGAGGACCTGGAGAAGGTCTGCAACGAGATCGTGGATACCTGTCTCTACAAG GGGAGCCGGGACAACATGAGCGTGGTTCTGGTCTGCATGCCTGGCGCGCCCAAGGTTTCCCCGGAGGCCGTGAAGAAGGAGGCCGAGCTGGATAAGTACCTGGAGAGCAGAGTGGAAG AAATCATTAAGAAGCAGGGCGAAGACGCCCCTCCGGACTTAGTCCACGTGATGCGCACATTAGCTGCCGAGAGCATCCCCCACCTTCCGCCAGGGGGAGAGTTGGCCAGCAA AAGGAGTATCATCGAGGCCATATACAACAGACTTAACCCATACCGCTCCGACGATACG GACTCTGTGGTCCTCTTCTTCCGAGGATTCAACTAA
- the ppm1aa gene encoding protein phosphatase 1A isoform X1 → MGAFLDKPKMEKHNAHGEGNSLRYGLSSMQGWRVEMEDAHTAVVGLPNGLNAWSFFAVYDGHAGSQVARYCCEHLLEHITSNLDFRGGGGEPSVESVKSGIRTGFLQIDEHMRAISEKKHGADRSGSTAVGVLVSPRHIYFINCGDSRALLSRAGRVHFFTQDHKPSNPLEKERIQNAGGSVMIQRVNGSLAVSRALGDFDYKCVHGKGPTEQLVSPEPEVYEIERSTADEFIILACDGIWDVMANEELCDFVRSRLEVTEDLEKVCNEIVDTCLYKGSRDNMSVVLVCMPGAPKVSPEAVKKEAELDKYLESRVEEIIKKQGEDAPPDLVHVMRTLAAESIPHLPPGGELASKRSIIEAIYNRLNPYRSDDTSGVPGRARPSEASRL, encoded by the exons ATGGGGGCATTTCTGGACAAGCCAAAGATGGAGAAGCACAACGCTCATGGGGAGGGTAACAGTCTCCGCTATGGCCTGAGCAGCATGCAGGGCTGGCGGGTGGAGATGGAGGACGCCCACACGGCCGTCGTGGGACTGCCCAATGGCCTGAACGCCTGGTCCTTCTTTGCGGTGTACGACGGGCACGCTGGATCCCAGGTGGCGCGGTACTGCTGCGAGCACCTGCTGGAGCACATCACCAGCAACCTGGACTTCCGCGGCGGCGGCGGCGAGCCCTCGGTGGAGAGCGTCAAGAGCGGCATTCGGACGGGCTTCCTGCAGATCGACGAGCACATGCGCGCCATCTCGGAGAAGAAGCACGGCGCCGACCGTAGCGGCTCCACTGCCGTGGGCGTGCTGGTCTCGCCGCGGCACATCTACTTCATCAACTGCGGCGACTCCCGGGCCCTGCTCAGCCGCGCCGGCCGCGTCCACTTCTTCACACAGGACCACAAGCCCAGCAACCCGCTGGAGAAGGAGCGCATTCAGAACGCCGGCGGCTCCGTCATGATCCAGCGCGTCAACGGATCGCTGGCCGTCTCGCGGGCCCTCGGCGACTTCGACTACAAGTGCGTCCACGGCAAGGGCCCCACGGAGCAGCTGGTGTCTCCGGAGCCCGAGGTGTACGAGATCGAGAGGTCGACCGCCGACGAGTTCATCATCCTGGCCTGTGATGGCATCTGGGACGTCATGGCCAACGAGGAGCTCTGCGACTTTGTCAGGTCCCGGCTGGAGGTCACGGAGGACCTGGAGAAGGTCTGCAACGAGATCGTGGATACCTGTCTCTACAAG GGGAGCCGGGACAACATGAGCGTGGTTCTGGTCTGCATGCCTGGCGCGCCCAAGGTTTCCCCGGAGGCCGTGAAGAAGGAGGCCGAGCTGGATAAGTACCTGGAGAGCAGAGTGGAAG AAATCATTAAGAAGCAGGGCGAAGACGCCCCTCCGGACTTAGTCCACGTGATGCGCACATTAGCTGCCGAGAGCATCCCCCACCTTCCGCCAGGGGGAGAGTTGGCCAGCAA AAGGAGTATCATCGAGGCCATATACAACAGACTTAACCCATACCGCTCCGACGATACG TCAGGGGTGCCCGGACGCGCCCGTCCAAGCGAAGCCTCCCGACTCTGA